In Synechococcus sp. PCC 6312, one genomic interval encodes:
- the xerC gene encoding tyrosine recombinase XerC gives MRPGSKRRLADITYKERLTCAAAIWEAAIVDGVIELNPWPGLKKQVKIASKPFTKDEIVLIIEGFRSDPYSSHYTDFVCFLFGTGVRTEEAIGLQWQHVSEGCSHVWIGESISRGVEKTTKTNKDRTRKFDIPQPQRFAD, from the coding sequence TTGCGGCCCGGCTCGAAACGCCGTTTGGCAGATATTACCTACAAAGAGCGACTGACTTGTGCGGCGGCGATTTGGGAGGCTGCTATTGTCGATGGTGTGATTGAATTGAATCCCTGGCCTGGGCTGAAAAAACAGGTGAAGATTGCTTCTAAGCCGTTCACCAAAGATGAGATTGTCCTGATTATTGAGGGGTTTCGGTCAGACCCCTATTCCTCCCATTACACGGATTTTGTCTGTTTTCTGTTTGGTACTGGTGTCAGAACTGAAGAGGCGATTGGGCTACAGTGGCAGCACGTTTCCGAGGGCTGTAGCCATGTTTGGATTGGTGAGTCTATCAGTCGAGGTGTGGAGAAAACTACCAAGACTAACAAGGATAGAACAAGGAAGTTTGATATTCCCCAGCCCCAAAGGTTTGCCGATTGA